One window of the Crassaminicella thermophila genome contains the following:
- the rbsA gene encoding ribose ABC transporter ATP-binding protein RbsA, with the protein MGMKKSIFQMKGITKEFPGVKALDNVDFKIYEGRVMALLGENGAGKSTLMKILSGVYQKDTGQIIYEGKNIHFKGPKDAQEEGITIIHQELNLIPHLTIGENIFLGREPVNAFKKIDWKKLYQNAEKLLKKLKVEKSPEELVANLSIGEQQMVEIAKALSLNAKIIIMDEPTDALTKKETESLFQVINELRDEGKSIVYISHRLEEIFQICDDVTVLRDGKFIGEDEVKNLDENKLIEMMVGRKLTEQFPRVDVEKGEVSLEVKNLSNEFIKDISFLLRKGEILGIAGLMGSGRTELAKTIYGALKKESGKIYIEGKEVKITSSQDALKAGIAYVSEDRKGQGLILGLSIKENMSISSLKDFEGYFFKINGTKEKKYVKDYIDHMAIKTPSENQIVKNLSGGNQQKVSIAKGLMTNPKILILDEPTRGVDVGAKKEIYDLINKFKQEGMSIIIISSEMPEILGMSDRILVMHKGSITGEFDKFDASQENIMRCAVGIKGA; encoded by the coding sequence ATAGGAATGAAAAAATCTATTTTTCAAATGAAGGGCATTACTAAAGAATTTCCTGGTGTGAAAGCTTTGGATAATGTAGACTTTAAGATTTATGAAGGAAGGGTAATGGCGCTTTTGGGGGAAAATGGAGCTGGAAAATCTACATTGATGAAAATATTAAGTGGTGTTTACCAAAAAGATACGGGACAGATCATTTATGAAGGGAAAAACATTCATTTTAAGGGACCAAAGGATGCACAAGAAGAGGGAATAACAATTATCCACCAGGAACTAAATTTAATTCCTCATTTGACCATTGGGGAAAACATTTTTTTAGGGAGAGAACCTGTAAATGCTTTTAAAAAAATTGATTGGAAAAAACTTTATCAGAATGCAGAAAAGTTACTTAAAAAGTTGAAAGTAGAGAAAAGCCCAGAAGAATTGGTTGCTAATTTGAGCATTGGAGAGCAGCAGATGGTTGAAATTGCTAAAGCTCTGTCTCTAAATGCAAAGATTATTATTATGGATGAGCCTACAGATGCTTTAACCAAAAAAGAAACAGAAAGTCTTTTTCAGGTAATCAATGAATTAAGAGACGAAGGAAAAAGCATAGTTTATATTTCCCACAGATTAGAAGAAATTTTTCAAATTTGTGATGATGTAACTGTTTTAAGGGACGGGAAGTTTATTGGAGAAGATGAAGTGAAAAATTTAGATGAAAATAAACTAATCGAGATGATGGTTGGAAGAAAGCTTACTGAACAATTTCCAAGAGTTGATGTAGAAAAAGGGGAGGTTTCATTAGAAGTAAAAAATTTATCAAATGAATTCATCAAAGATATAAGCTTTTTATTAAGAAAAGGTGAAATTCTTGGAATTGCAGGGCTTATGGGTTCTGGAAGAACAGAACTTGCCAAAACTATATATGGTGCTTTAAAGAAAGAATCAGGAAAAATTTATATAGAAGGAAAAGAAGTAAAAATTACATCTTCTCAGGATGCTTTAAAAGCAGGGATTGCTTATGTATCAGAGGATAGAAAAGGGCAAGGATTAATCCTTGGACTATCTATAAAGGAAAATATGAGTATATCTTCATTAAAAGATTTTGAAGGTTATTTTTTCAAAATTAATGGAACAAAAGAAAAAAAATATGTAAAAGACTATATTGATCATATGGCAATCAAAACACCTAGTGAGAATCAAATAGTTAAAAACTTAAGTGGTGGGAACCAACAGAAAGTATCTATTGCAAAGGGGCTTATGACAAATCCTAAGATTCTAATATTAGATGAACCAACAAGAGGCGTAGATGTGGGAGCAAAAAAAGAAATATATGATTTGATTAATAAATTTAAACAAGAAGGAATGAGTATTATTATTATTTCTTCAGAGATGCCAGAAATTCTAGGAATGAGTGATAGAATTTTAGTTATGCATAAAGGCAGCATTACAGGAGAATTTGATAAATTTGATGCTTCTCAAGAAAATATTATGAGATGTGCAGTTGGCATAAAGGGGGCTTAG
- the rbsC gene encoding ribose ABC transporter permease: protein MNKKMLMKFKSIIGLVIFSLIISFLSPRFLTVSNILNVLRQTSINAIIAAGMTFVILTGGIDLSVGSVLAFCGAVSAYFISAGVNVFLAVMASLIIGALVGLFSGVMISKGKVQPFIATLVTMTVLRGATLVFTNGMPITLGSDKGAEFFSKIGGGYFLGIPIPVYLMTLVFIIAYYILTQTRLGRYVYALGGNEEASKLSGLNVSKIKLSVYAISGMLAAAAGIIITSRLSSANPNAGVGYELDAIAAVVLGGTSLAGGAGSILGTIIGALIIGILNNALNLLNVSSYYQMIAKGIVIAIAVLSDRKDK from the coding sequence ATGAATAAAAAAATGCTGATGAAATTTAAATCGATTATTGGACTTGTTATTTTTTCATTGATTATTTCCTTTTTAAGTCCTAGATTTTTAACAGTTTCTAATATATTAAATGTTTTAAGACAAACTTCTATTAATGCAATTATTGCTGCTGGAATGACTTTTGTTATATTAACAGGAGGCATAGACCTTTCAGTAGGATCTGTTTTAGCTTTCTGTGGGGCAGTATCTGCATATTTCATATCAGCAGGAGTAAATGTATTTTTAGCTGTTATGGCATCTTTAATAATTGGTGCTTTAGTAGGCCTATTTAGTGGTGTTATGATTAGCAAAGGAAAAGTACAGCCATTTATTGCAACTCTTGTTACTATGACTGTACTTAGAGGAGCAACATTGGTTTTTACTAATGGAATGCCGATTACACTAGGAAGTGATAAAGGAGCTGAGTTTTTTTCAAAGATAGGAGGAGGTTATTTTTTAGGAATACCGATTCCAGTATATTTAATGACTCTTGTATTTATAATAGCTTATTACATATTAACACAGACAAGATTAGGAAGGTATGTCTATGCTTTAGGGGGAAATGAAGAAGCTTCGAAGCTTTCTGGATTGAATGTATCAAAGATTAAATTATCTGTATACGCTATAAGTGGGATGCTTGCTGCTGCTGCAGGAATTATTATTACATCAAGACTTTCATCAGCAAATCCAAATGCAGGGGTAGGTTATGAACTAGATGCTATTGCTGCCGTTGTATTAGGAGGGACAAGCCTTGCAGGAGGCGCTGGAAGTATCCTAGGAACGATTATTGGTGCGCTTATTATAGGAATCTTAAATAATGCTTTAAATCTATTAAATGTTAGCTCTTATTATCAAATGATAGCAAAAGGGATTGTAATTGCAATTGCTGTATTATCAGATAGAAAAGATAAGTAG
- the rbsB gene encoding ribose ABC transporter substrate-binding protein RbsB has translation MKKVLSILMVAILLMGVLAGCATQEKASEAEKEGTKKIGLVLSTLNNPFFVTLKEGAEAKAKELGYEMIILDSQDDPSKELSNVEDLITRGVSVILINPTDSNTVGNAIKLANDAKIPVLTLDRGANSGEVVSHIASDNVAGGKMAGEYIVQKLGKKGKVVELEGIPGASAAVDRGTGFNKALEGTKIEVVAKQTANFNRTEGLTVMENILQAQPEIDAVFAHNDEMALGALKAIEGTGRKIMVVGFDATDDAVAAVKEGKLAATVAQQPDKIGSLGVETADKVLKGESVEKFIPVELRLVTE, from the coding sequence ATGAAAAAAGTATTATCAATTCTTATGGTAGCCATTTTACTAATGGGTGTATTGGCAGGTTGTGCAACACAAGAAAAAGCTTCAGAAGCTGAAAAAGAGGGGACAAAGAAGATAGGTCTTGTACTTTCTACATTAAATAATCCTTTCTTTGTTACATTAAAAGAAGGGGCTGAAGCAAAAGCGAAAGAATTAGGTTATGAAATGATTATTTTAGATTCACAAGATGATCCATCTAAAGAACTTTCGAATGTAGAAGATTTAATTACAAGAGGGGTTTCTGTAATACTAATTAATCCAACTGATTCCAATACAGTAGGAAATGCCATTAAGTTAGCAAATGATGCAAAAATCCCTGTACTTACTTTAGATAGAGGGGCAAATAGCGGAGAAGTAGTTTCTCATATTGCTTCAGATAACGTAGCAGGTGGAAAAATGGCAGGAGAATATATTGTACAAAAATTAGGTAAAAAAGGAAAAGTAGTTGAATTAGAAGGAATTCCAGGTGCTTCTGCTGCGGTAGATAGAGGTACAGGATTTAATAAAGCATTAGAAGGTACTAAAATAGAAGTTGTAGCAAAACAAACAGCAAACTTTAACAGAACAGAAGGACTAACAGTTATGGAAAATATTTTACAGGCACAGCCAGAAATTGATGCAGTTTTTGCTCATAATGATGAAATGGCTTTAGGTGCTTTAAAAGCTATTGAAGGAACAGGAAGAAAAATTATGGTTGTTGGTTTTGATGCTACGGATGATGCTGTAGCTGCAGTAAAGGAAGGAAAGCTTGCTGCAACAGTTGCACAACAGCCGGATAAGATTGGTTCACTTGGAGTAGAAACAGCAGATAAAGTATTAAAAGGAGAGAGTGTAGAGAAGTTTATTCCTGTTGAATTAAGATTAGTAACAGAGTAA
- the thiS gene encoding sulfur carrier protein ThiS, whose translation MLINGKEMDFEKMSISEMLKKLGLSEEKVVVEVNFEIVPKEKYKEHILNKEDQVEIVSFVGGG comes from the coding sequence TTGCTTATAAATGGTAAAGAAATGGATTTTGAAAAAATGTCCATTAGTGAAATGCTTAAAAAGCTAGGTCTGTCTGAGGAGAAAGTAGTGGTGGAAGTAAATTTTGAAATTGTTCCGAAAGAAAAATACAAAGAGCATATATTAAACAAAGAAGATCAAGTAGAAATTGTAAGTTTTGTCGGAGGCGGTTGA
- the thiF gene encoding sulfur carrier protein ThiS adenylyltransferase ThiF: protein MKIFLNEKPLIVNEKATAFGVRDFVKKDADIVVLNGFIIKEDVPLKENDWLTLIIRGEIPNEDELESLLVARHTPGVHEKVKKACIGIAGLGGLGSNVAVSLARLGIGKLVLVDFDVVEPSNLNRQQYFIKHIGMKKTEALKDVLKNINPFVEVQSKDLYLDENNIVDCFKDVDMIVEAFDDPKCKATLVNTVLSKLPDKYIIAASGMAGYFSNNTIKTKRILNRLYMVGDYTSEAKPGCGLMAPRVAIAANHQANTVLRIILNEYEI, encoded by the coding sequence GTGAAAATATTTTTAAATGAAAAACCCTTAATTGTAAATGAAAAAGCTACAGCTTTTGGAGTAAGAGATTTTGTTAAAAAAGATGCAGATATTGTGGTTTTAAATGGATTTATTATTAAAGAGGATGTACCTTTAAAGGAAAATGATTGGCTTACACTGATCATAAGAGGGGAAATTCCAAATGAAGATGAGTTAGAAAGTTTACTTGTTGCAAGGCATACACCAGGAGTACATGAAAAAGTAAAAAAAGCATGTATAGGAATTGCAGGGCTTGGAGGTCTTGGCTCGAATGTAGCTGTATCCCTTGCAAGGTTAGGGATAGGAAAACTAGTATTAGTAGATTTTGATGTGGTAGAACCAAGCAATTTAAACAGGCAACAGTATTTTATAAAGCATATAGGAATGAAGAAAACAGAAGCCTTAAAGGATGTATTAAAAAATATTAATCCATTTGTAGAGGTTCAAAGTAAAGATTTGTATCTTGATGAAAATAATATAGTCGATTGCTTTAAAGATGTAGATATGATTGTAGAAGCTTTTGATGATCCAAAATGCAAAGCAACCTTAGTAAATACGGTGCTATCAAAGCTTCCAGATAAATATATAATAGCTGCTTCAGGAATGGCTGGATATTTTTCTAATAATACCATTAAAACAAAGAGAATATTAAACCGTTTGTATATGGTAGGAGATTATACTTCAGAAGCAAAGCCAGGATGTGGCTTGATGGCACCTAGGGTTGCTATTGCAGCAAATCATCAGGCAAATACAGTACTTAGAATTATTTTAAATGAATATGAAATTTAG
- a CDS encoding thiazole synthase, translating to MDKLVIGGVELKSRLLIGTGKFSSKKIIPDVIKSCETQVVTMALRRVDLKAKEENLLEYIPKDIILLPNTSGARNAEEAVRIARLARAMGCGNWIKIEVISDNKYLLPDNQETIKATEILAKEGFVVLPYMSPDLMAAKRLVEAGAAAVMPLGAPIGTNRGIKTKELVQILIDEIDLPIIVDAGIGRPSEAAEAMEMGAEAVLVNTAIATANDPVNMAKAFSFAVKAGRIAYLSKLGPTKQYAQASSPLTGFLNEGEL from the coding sequence ATGGATAAGCTGGTTATAGGAGGAGTTGAGCTAAAAAGTAGGTTGCTTATTGGGACAGGGAAGTTTTCTAGCAAAAAAATAATACCAGATGTAATCAAAAGCTGTGAAACACAAGTTGTTACTATGGCTTTAAGAAGAGTAGATCTTAAAGCTAAGGAAGAAAATCTTCTTGAGTATATTCCAAAGGATATTATACTCCTTCCAAACACTTCTGGTGCAAGAAATGCAGAAGAAGCTGTTAGAATTGCAAGACTTGCAAGAGCTATGGGCTGTGGGAACTGGATTAAAATTGAAGTAATATCCGATAATAAATACCTACTTCCGGATAATCAAGAAACTATCAAAGCAACAGAGATTCTAGCAAAGGAAGGATTTGTTGTACTTCCTTATATGAGTCCCGATTTAATGGCTGCCAAAAGACTTGTAGAGGCAGGAGCTGCTGCAGTGATGCCTTTAGGTGCACCTATAGGAACAAATAGAGGAATCAAAACAAAAGAACTTGTACAAATACTTATTGATGAAATTGATCTACCTATTATTGTTGATGCAGGAATTGGCAGACCTTCTGAAGCAGCAGAAGCCATGGAAATGGGAGCTGAAGCAGTTTTAGTAAATACTGCTATTGCTACTGCAAATGATCCTGTTAATATGGCAAAAGCTTTTTCATTTGCAGTAAAAGCTGGAAGGATTGCTTATCTTTCAAAATTAGGACCTACAAAACAATATGCCCAAGCATCTTCTCCCCTTACAGGATTTTTGAATGAAGGTGAATTATAA